The region GCCAGCTTGGGATGATGATGACAAGCTGACCACAGATCCACAGTCTGAAATCTCCCTGATTTATTACCCGGACCGTCAAGGCCTGGAAGACCGTGTGTTCCGGATCAAGACTGAACGTTCGTCTGCCACCATGCCGGATACGCGTACCAGCCATAACATCAGCAATATTGAAGTTGTTGAACGTGATGGCGACAAAGTAACTGTACGTTTCAACTGGAATACTTTGAGCTTCCGTTACAAAAACAGCTACAGCTACTTTGGTATGTCACGTTATGAAATCGATTTTTCAGGCGATAAACCACAGATTTTAAGCAAATACGTGGTACTGAAAAACGATTACATCAATCAGGTCATCGACATCTATCACCTTTAAGACTGTTTTATTACAGCCAGGTAAAACCCTTCAGCCAGATGGAAAATTGGCTGAAGGGTCCAGTTACAAAGATTTATATAGGATATTCAGCCATGTCAAACCACAATGTTGCACTTCAATTTGAAGATGGCGTTACACGTTTTATTTCTGTTGCCCAGGGCGAGACCCTGTCTGATGCAGCTTACCGTCAAAAGATCAATATTCCTTTGGACTGCCGTGATGGTGCTTGTGGAACGTGTCGTGCGTTTTGTGAATCAGGTTCATTTGACATGCCTGAAGAAACTTATATTGAAGATGCACTAACACCTGAAGAAGCCGCTGAAGGTTATATTCTGGCTTGTCAATGTAAGCCAACGTCAGATGCAGTGTTCCAGATTCAGGCTTCTTCAGAAGTGTGTAAAACCGAAATTCATGCTTTCCAGGGTGCGCTGGCGCGTGTCGAAAACCTGTCTGATTCAACTATTACTTTTGATATCCAGTTAGACGAAGGTCAACCAGACATTCACTTTCTGGCAGGTCAATATGTCAATGTTAGTGTTCCAGGTACAACTGAAACCCGTTCTTATTCATTCAGCTCAAAACCGGGTAATCGTCTGACTGGTTTCGTAGTACGTAATGTACCGAACGGCAAAATGAGTGAGTTCTTGAGCAAAAATGCCAAAGCTGGCGACAAGATGTCTTTTACCGGTCCGTTTGGTAGTTTCTATCTGCGCCCTGTGACCCGCCCTGTCTTGATGCTGGCAGGTGGTACAGGGATTGCACCATTCATGTCGATGCTGCAAGTGCTGGAAGAAAAAGGTTCAGAGCATCCAGTGCGTCTGGTATTTGGTGTGACCAATGACTTTGACCTGGTGGCGATTGAAAAACTGAACGAACTGCAAGAAAAATTCCCGTGGTTCGAATACCGCACTGTAGTGGCAAATCCGGAATCTGCACATGAACGTAAAGGCTATGTCACTAGCCATATTGAAAATGAATGGCTAAATGATGGTGAAGTTGATATCTACCTGTGTGGCCCGGTACCAATGGTTGAAGCGGTTCGCGGCTGGCTGGATGCTGAAGGCGTAAAACCTGCAAGCTTCCTGTTTGAAAAATTCTCTGCAAACTAATAGAGGGAATTTATTCAATGTCTAATCGTCAAAGATTTGAAAATAAAGTTGTAATCGTGACTGGTGCCGCTCAGGGCATCGGGCGCGGTGTCGCGTTGCAGGTGGCGAGTGAAGGCGCTCAAGTGGTGATGGCTGATCTTTCTCCTTATGTGGAAGAAGTTCTGGCTGAAATTGAAGCGACTGGCGGTAATGCGATTACCGTCAAAGCCAATCTTGAAACGTTTGCCGGTGCTCAATCAGTCGTTGAAAAAGCGATAGAAACCTATGGTCGTGTCGATGCGCTAATCAATAACGTCGGTGGTGCAATCTGGATGAAACCTTTCGAAGAATTTTCTGAAGAGGAAATTATCAAGGAAGTGAATCGTTCATTGTTCCCGACCCTGTGGTGTTGCCGCGCAGTATTACCTGAAATGATTAAAAATCAAAAAGGTACTATCGTTAACGTTTCATCTATTGCAACACGTGGTATCAACCGTGTGCCTTACTCTGCTTCTAAAGGTGGCGTAAATGGTTTAACGGCTGCCCTCGCATTTGAACATGCCAAAGATGGTATCCGTGTCAATGCAATCGCGACTGGTGGCACTGAAGCACCACCACGTAAAGTACCGCGCAATGCCAATCCACTGACTGAATCTGAAAAGGAATGGATGCAGCAAGTGGTTGATCAGACCATTGACCGTACGTTTATGGGACGCTACGGCACCATTCAGGAACAAGTGAATGCGATTGTATTCCTGGCTTCCGATGAATCATCTTATATGACAGGTACGGTAGTACCAGTCGGTGGAGGAGATCAGGGCTAGGGCCTGATCATCACGATTTTTAACAGGCTCATGGTTAGACGAAAGGAGGCACATCACCAATGAACACCCTGTTTCAGACTTTAAAAAATGATTGGTCAATTTCAGCGACTGTTGCAGGATTTCTAGCAGTGCTGATTTCCTATTCAGGACCACTGATCATTTTTTTCCAGGCGGCACAGCAAGCCCAGGTTTCCCCAGACATGATGATTTCATGGATTTGGGGAATTTCTATTGGTGCTGCGCTTGCAGGTATCTTTTTATCAATCAAGTACAAAGTACCTGTAGTCACTGCTTGGTCTGCGCCGGGAACGGCACTATTAGTGACGCTTTTTCCAGATATTTCCCTCAATGAAGCGGTGGCTGCCTATATCACCTCTGCTGTGGTGATTTTTTTCATTGGCATCAGCGGTTATTTCGACAAGCTACTATCCTGGATTCCCCAGGAAGTGGCTGCCGGAATGAT is a window of Acinetobacter sp. ASP199 DNA encoding:
- the benB gene encoding benzoate 1,2-dioxygenase small subunit; this encodes MSDITLENIAQFLYQEARFLDDEQWDDWLQCYAPTASFWMPAWDDDDKLTTDPQSEISLIYYPDRQGLEDRVFRIKTERSSATMPDTRTSHNISNIEVVERDGDKVTVRFNWNTLSFRYKNSYSYFGMSRYEIDFSGDKPQILSKYVVLKNDYINQVIDIYHL
- the benC gene encoding benzoate 1,2-dioxygenase electron transfer component BenC yields the protein MSNHNVALQFEDGVTRFISVAQGETLSDAAYRQKINIPLDCRDGACGTCRAFCESGSFDMPEETYIEDALTPEEAAEGYILACQCKPTSDAVFQIQASSEVCKTEIHAFQGALARVENLSDSTITFDIQLDEGQPDIHFLAGQYVNVSVPGTTETRSYSFSSKPGNRLTGFVVRNVPNGKMSEFLSKNAKAGDKMSFTGPFGSFYLRPVTRPVLMLAGGTGIAPFMSMLQVLEEKGSEHPVRLVFGVTNDFDLVAIEKLNELQEKFPWFEYRTVVANPESAHERKGYVTSHIENEWLNDGEVDIYLCGPVPMVEAVRGWLDAEGVKPASFLFEKFSAN
- the benD gene encoding benzoate diol dehydrogenase BenD — encoded protein: MSNRQRFENKVVIVTGAAQGIGRGVALQVASEGAQVVMADLSPYVEEVLAEIEATGGNAITVKANLETFAGAQSVVEKAIETYGRVDALINNVGGAIWMKPFEEFSEEEIIKEVNRSLFPTLWCCRAVLPEMIKNQKGTIVNVSSIATRGINRVPYSASKGGVNGLTAALAFEHAKDGIRVNAIATGGTEAPPRKVPRNANPLTESEKEWMQQVVDQTIDRTFMGRYGTIQEQVNAIVFLASDESSYMTGTVVPVGGGDQG